From the Glycine max cultivar Williams 82 chromosome 11, Glycine_max_v4.0, whole genome shotgun sequence genome, the window ACAATAATAATTgagggaaaaaaaagttaaacagtAAGCAAAATCAAGAGAGATAagtttttttgttcttaaataACGTTTGATCAATGCTCTGTAGTAAATAAATActtgtaatagaaaaaaaaatacatgtaattattaatgtaaaaaatcatAGCATTTGTTTAAATAATCTAACAACTActtttcaatatattataatGTTTAGCTGAAAATAAAATCCAGTCAAACTGGGGGGGTAAAAATGACCTAGCGAAGCGAACATGCGTGGAGTGAGAAACTGGGTGGCTGGAATATAAGTGAAAATGTTGGGGAAATCTATTTGGccattagaaaaagaaaaatggtcaTTGGTTACACCGAGATtaggtttgttttcttttcttctcccaCACCCATTTCCGTCTTATTTTctattacttttatttattccaCTTAATAAAACGACACACAACTTTTTACGTCTCAGCACATGAAATCCATTCCATACCTTACCATTTTTGCTGTACACGTGGTCAAATGTTAAGTCATGGCTCCCCGGTCCCACCACGATTCTGTAAGCACagataaaaatttaagttaattaaaaaactttaaacaaaacacttttcttatataaactatatccaattattttattttaatactttgcGGTTTATCAACGTATGTATTTATAAGCTTGAAAAATTATAAGGATTCTTaaactaaattcaaatatttcagtttaaaaaaaaaatccaaactctttatagaaatattttaaattaatttgattttataaaattaattttaaaatacaatgttATTTAAAAACTTGCAatcaaaaataactttaaacgTGTAATCATCAAAATGATTTTGGTCTAATCAGGGTTAACAAACAACATGACTAAAGATATACATAGAATAAATAATGAACAAGATGTTAGTGTaagtaattttgaatttgatttctttaagGAAGATGTTGaataatagaagaaaatattttacaccaatattatgatataaaaaaacaataaataacatgactcgagttaatgttaattcaaaatttatttctaatcatttcaaagataattttttttagagcagcttgaaagaaatttaattttaaattttaaattttttaatacactGATCAAACACCTAGtcaatggaaaaaaaatcatatttgactcatctaaaattaaagttatgtttgaaaaattatttcaactaatttataacttttttattagttaaaaaatttatttaattatttagtaaacaatttttttaataactttgttgtaacttttaacatttttttgaaacgtttgaagtaattttttaaatactaatttttatttctttacattttatttcacttttattcttaatatatatattcatttcattgttactttttaaaaaaaaaaatcatgatattattattttttgttattttacatttttaattaattttatcaaatatttctattttaataagttaattttcagTTTATAACTAACTTTTAACTtccaactaattttttaaactaattttacctAACAGCCTAAATTGAAACATGTCAAACCTGAATTCAAACAAATCCTTTATATGCTTATAAGTTGATTTCATCAGCCAATAAGCTATTTTgataaaacttaaatatgtaaacatgaaaatataatctttcatatttttattatgagttttgaaaaattattcatgcttattgtttatttaaaattagtaataccataatttactttatttctaTCTACATCATATGATTTACTCTATTTCTATTCATAGGATGAGaattataaaagttatattcctacaaaaatatgaaaaattatttttaacttgattataaattctattccaattattttaaattttattcagtttttcttaagaatatcaaaatctaatcatttttttttaaaatttatcgaAAATAACATTTGTAATCATAATATtctacaaaatataattgttgaaAACACACTATCATAACTCAAAAACATCCCATAAATAatgtatgaaaaaaaagaaacaccCCATAATGTTATGAATTTACGAGGGTTTGGAACACAATTGAACCGATCTTAGCATAAGAAAACTCCACACAATAATTACCCGGAAGCAAACTGAATCGAAAATGTAAAAGGTGGGAAGCTATAAGAACAGGTTGGCCTAGGACAACCAGTTATGAGTTTTAATAGGACCCACCTAGCTTATGAACCTCACTattatgtttctatttatattctttttttaacgaacatttatattttatttaaaaacaaaataagataattttttaaataaagtaataaagCCTCGTAgatctaaaatatcattttgctTTGATAAATGAAGCACCAGTGAACCTGACAATCTGTTTACTTTTTTTCCTAAGCTTGGTTTAGCGTTAGTGACGTGTTAACCTAACCATTGTAAAAAATTATGGtagaaatgaaataatttttgaattatctttaatttgttGGTGTATTTCTTTTATGAGTATATTCttatcgataaatattaatttttttggttaattttattagaaatattaatgaaatacaCTTATCTGTTTTAAGGATCTAGATTTACATTAACATacgaaattgaaaattattttgtgcATAATTGCATATTGTGGCAGTTGTCTTGCTTGAGCGTCAAattaaagttgaaaaatataaagactagctatgatgatttaaatttttaaacatttagtaataattaaatagttttgctgtacaaaaaataattaaatattactaaAGAGAAGCTGAAAAGATTAAAGTATTTTTCTCATATTATAGCATGAAAAGACTTTTTACCTGCAATTTAAAGGTTTAGCTATGTTGCATAAAAAAGGAGGGGGATGGGTTAGCTGTGGTTGAATTTGGTCTGGATGCCAGATCTGACCAGTTGCTGATTTACAATTACGAGTTCCTAaaagacattattttttttttcgaaggACCTAAAGGGCATTATAAGTGAAGGAAACGTTTTAACGTTGGTCGAAAAAAAAGTTTCTAATAATGCAAGGCATGTTCTTTGCAAATACCTGTTTTTGGTAACTCTTGCAATGACTTTCAACCATTCGATTTGTCATTCATTGGGGTCTTTTTGACTGTTTGATTTGATAAAGTTTTCAAAAGAGATGCAACTTGTATGGCAATATGTTTTTgagcttaaaaaacaaaatcttctgtttatatatatatatatatatatatatatatatatatatatttttttttttttttttcttcttctttttcagagAAAGACTAATGACTCCATCATATTCTTCCATAATCTCTCAAGCTGACCTGTGGTAAGAGAAGGGTTGGACCAAATTTCTTACCCAAAAAGTACACATTAACAAGGAAAATTACAAGGCACCAGAATAGTCAAATCCACCATGTAGCCACTATGAATCATGGATACACTGTCTGTCATATTATATtcctagattttatttttatgatgagaagagaacattttttttttaatttggagaatacaattttaaaagttaGGAACTTCGGTTTAATCTCATGGTTTGAATATGaccttttcatttcttcattGCTTACtctcttaatatattttagagaacaaagaaaataatttgaggtaaaaattaaaaatattagtgcACTCCGTGTACAAACTTaaaattatctatatatatgtaatggaatgtaattaatgttaaaagttaaaataaaatgttaataatttataatagttgaatgtaaaaatattgagaagaaaaataatatcaaataagtttattttatttataataattataaataatataatttgaatcTATTTTGATGAGAACAACAAAATATAGAACAACAATGCTATGTTATTATGAAAATGTTCACACGAAGACAGTACAAAAATACTTGTCTAAACACTATTGGTTCAATATTAAACAATACCCTTTTACGGAAATCAAAGGCAGATGGGGTTTAATGGGTAATAACAATGTCAGTGCGTGTACATATTCTGATACGGATATTCATTAAGATAAACATTTtcgaaaatcaaatcaaattgccATAAAAAATacgtttttatttttgaatttcttgttatcaatttaactttaaattttttattaactaacacttaattattcaaaacaaactccctcaaaaaaaaaaaaaacttcaaaatgaTTTTACTCAGTTTTAAACATTTCTATAACTATGTCAAAGGCTTTGTGCTTTGAGTGATACCCTGCGAGATTCATGTGGCTATCTCATAATCACATGTCCCCTTAATCACCCTTGGATTGAGActaaattactttcttttttttttaatttttatgggaGAGACTAAATTACTTAAAACTTAATACTTGTAATTTGGCTATTTGATTTGTATATCAACAGTGGTAGGACCCTGGCATCAAACTCCCTTGTCTAATCAAACGGTGATAATTGGGTTTGTGACAACAAATAGTCACACAGGCAAatttattcctttattttttaaacaaaataccacaTTAAATACTTGTCAACATCATGTCATCACACACGGGACAATATAAAATTACGAATTAGCATTTACGtcttataaaataaagagaaaaaaactatTCATAGCAGCAGGAACAAAAATTAGGAAAGGCCAAAAACATCTCCTtgtttctttctccttttttttagtgggtttccttttttttttccctctttcttTACCACAActctttgaaacaaaaataaaaatggatgaAGAAGATGGGAATACTTttaggttttattattatttgtcgaGGATTTGAAAATAGATGATTAACAAAGAAGAAAAGTACATAGTCAACAGGATATGTGCAATAATATTCCCCTACCCCTCTGTTTCCTTTGTAATAAGATGAGCtcattgtttttaaattttaaagttaattaaacaataacaaaaagcaaaattgaaatatttaaaataagatcAACAAAATtccagaagagaaaaataaaaagagaaaagaagctgAAACATTTTACTTCTCATACAATACAAGAGGTCACATATACAgaccttctctccctctctctctttctctctcaacattctaccttcttttcttttcctcttttcacAACCATTTGTGAGATTCCTCCAATGTTCTTCTCTCTTCCATTGGATTGTACAGATTCCCAGCTACACTACACACATCAATCCCTTCAATTCTAGTTGCTGTGGGATTGTTTGTTTATGTGAAAAAATTTTAAGGActgtaaaagacaaaactttTCTGGGTTTATTGGTTTctgctttatatttattttttcttctgcaaACTATCATTCTGGGTTTGCTCATAAAACAAAGCCTTTCAAGATAACTGTtgtatttttcagaaaaaaaatccatttttctTAGCTTATTTgtcaaaagaataattttttttctttttcttcctcatttttctgcaaattttcttcatattcctttttattaatttgcGGAAAAGATTGAGACATGGGCAAGCAAGGACCTTGCTATCACTGTGGAGTTACAAGTGAGTTATTGTTTctccaatatatatttttcttttaagttttgacttttttttttctttccaaagaCTGAAgctatatatttgtaaattaagATGCGTTGAAGGAAGAGTTGCTGACcatataaattatgaaaaatttatatgtTCTCTGTGTAATATTCTGGATGTATAcgaatttaaaaatacaactaGTGTTGTTGCCCATAACATTTGCAATTGAAAGTTGTGAAAAATTGTGTTGATTTCTCACTTATATGTGTCTTTGCactcttttgttgttttttgtttccttGTCCATGTTTCAAATCCGAGCCAGTGTAACTGGTGCAAAATTAAGCTTAGAGTTCATTGAAGTTGCTCTTTGCATTGATACGAACAACACCTACAGCTGTTAAGGTCTTTATCAAAGAGTCAACCCAGAGTTCATGCCTTACTATTTGGATggaaatgagataagggaattATGCATTTGTAAAATgccaaaagttaattaattactgtcttttgaaaggatttttccaaattgttttcattttctcttcaaagCAATTTCTCACCGTGCCTGAAGATATTGGACAAGCATCCTCAGACTTGTCTTACTACTCCCTTGCTTTCTGGCTGATGAATAATCAGTACTTGTCCTCTtcgttattttcttttcaattcttCTCAATTCGAAACTATTAATATTTTCGAAATACTTATCAGCTATCACCTTAATCGAACTAATTCTGCAACTTAAGACTTCCACTGCTTTGCTTACAATTCCAAAGCACTTTCCAAAGTGTTGAAGTCATTGCAACTGGTTTTCTGTTCAATACACTAGCACGGTCTTTTGCATATAGTACAATGGTTGCAGTCCCTAAAACAAGGGAATGTTTCATTTAAACTTTCTTAACTTTGATATCTTGAGTGAAACATTCCAGTTACTGTCACTCATTTCAGCTAAACTGCAATCATTGTCTTCACTATGAGTCTACTAGTGTTCTTAATTTGAGTCTTGCCACTAACTGCTTCAGGTAGAAAATCAATATTGTTTTTCTTGCAAGAGGTTATTGACGTAATGACGTGTATCAGTCTTAAATGTTTAAAACCAGCTGGCTAACAAAAGTTAAATACTCATCATTAATGAAAGGAATTTATAGGTCCTTATTTAAGTAAATACTGACAGATGATATTATCCGAACCTTGAAGCTTTTGTTGAGTTCAGCTTTCTAGTATATGAAAGATACTACCCgctgtaaaatattttaatccaaGAGGTTTAAGGTATTTCCCAGCATCAAGCTTGACATGTATTGTTTTTATATGCATCATGAATTGGATTATCAAGAAAATATGAATATGTGATTGTTAGTAGTCTATCAAATCTGTGTTACGTCTCTATTCTTGATTACAAGGGCTCTAAATGTTTGTAGGTTTCTGACAATTGAGCATTGCAACAGGCACGCCACTCTGGCGCAATGGACCACCCGAGAAGCCAGTACTATGCAATGCATGTGGGTCTCGATGGAGAACAAAGGGAACTCTTGCAAATTATACCCCTTTACATGCTCGAGCAGAAACTGATGATTATGATGATCAAAGGGTTTCCAGGATAAAGAGCATATcgataaataagaagaaagaagtgGCATTGCTCAAACGAAAACAGAACCATGATAATGTAATGTCTGGAGGGTTTGCACCTGATTACAACCAGGGATACCAAAAGGTTGTAGATGAAGATATTAGCAACCGGTCGAGTTCAGGATCAGCTATCTCTAACTCAGAGAGCTGTGCACAATTTGGTTATGGTGGCATGGATGCTAGTGATCTGACAGGTTGAATTAAGATCTTTCTTCACAACTGATTACAGCAGCATTTATCATTTTGAAACAAGTATTGATTTTATTGCCTGTCCAGGTTTATATTAGCACAATCCAGAAGAGGATAATGGAAcgaaggaaaatgaaaaagaaatatattagtttCGTAGTCATTGGTTttcctaaaagaaaaacaaatgaacTTTGTTTTAACTATGTACGGTTGTGCTCTTCATTGACAAAAAGAATTGAAGAAGTGGTTTTAATATTTTACCACCATGAAGCTCTAATTATACTTGCCAACATTTGTAATGGCAAGTCCAATAATTAGACATGGTggattatttgttttttgtttagtgtgtaaCAATATGTAGTACTTTTCCCTCCCAATAATAGAATGTCAAGTCTTgcatatatttttcatctctcTAGTTCATTATTAATTTGACTCAGATCAAGAACTTTTACTTTTGTGTTATTATGCAAAAACTTGTAATCTCCAGCATATAAAACAGGTAACCCATTGTCTTTGTCTTTTATGAAATCATGTAATTCTAATATAGATAGTTTGGCTAATTTAGGTCCTGCTCAGTCAGTGGTCTGGGATGCCATGGTGCCTTCAAAAAAGAGGACATGTGTTGGTCGTTCAAAGCCTTCTTCTGTTGAGAAGCTAACAAAAGATTTATGTACTATTCTTCATGAACAACAGTCATATTTTTCGGCAtcttctgaagaagatcttctTTTTGAAAGTGATACACCAATGGTCTCTGTTGAGATAGGACATGGAAGCGTTCTCATTAGGCATCCTAGCTATATAGCTCGTGAAGAAGAGTCTGAGGCTAGCTCTCTTTCAGTTGATAATAAACAATGCCCAATGAGTGAGGCATATTCTTGTTCTGGTGGCATTCTAATGCATAATGATTCCAGTCGCTTGAAGTCTTCATCTCTGGAAGTTGAAAAGATCGGGAACTCTACTGGTCAAGGAGTGCTGCAGGAACAACTTAAAAGGCATGTTTTTGTACACAGTTTATGGCATAATTTGTAGTCAGCTATGATTATCATTATTTAacctgacaaaaaaaaattcatttattgttaccctaaaaaacacattttgttGGTTTCTGCCAAAATAAAGTCTGTTGTTCCTGTATGTACGTTATGGATTTTATTTGTGCATGTAACTTAGTGAAGAATATTCAAGATAAATTAGCAGAAATATTTTTGAAGAGATAAACATGCTATGTCGATATTAATGTTTCTgttcttttaaatttcagtGACAAGTCTCAACATGAAAGAGTACAAATTCTTGGCAATCATGAATCCCCATTGTGCTCAATAGATTTAAATGTGAGTTACACAGTCCGTCCCATTGTGCTCAATGGATTTAAATTATGTTAGTGCGTTAGGCTGTAACTGTAAGGCCTCAAATATGTCCAATTGTTGAGTGCTTAACATAATTGCTATTATGTTTGGTCAGGATGTTGTAAACTATGAAGAGTTTTTGAGAATCTTGACAAATGAAGAGCAACAGCAATTACTGAAGTTACTTCCTGTGGTTGATACTGCTAAACTCCCTGATAGGTTAGAATTCtactttttcatttgtagtttgtgatgtttatgttgCAATCGATAAAAGAACTTTCAAATTCCTAATGTTATAATTCTTATAGCAAGTCTAAATACATGATTATCTATATAGTTGATTTGTGcgaagaatttaattttcatccgAATTTCTAACAATAATGTAGTAAATGATCCGTATTTTGTCTCAATGTCATGGACATTGCTTGAACATAATGTAGTGATGCTCTACAgtgcattatatatataatatgataatatgACTTTAAGGGAATAGAAGGTGTTGAGACCTGAGACTCAGACCATCAATAttgacaacttgttttgttgtatGTGCAGCCTTAAAGTCATGTTCAATAGCTCTCAATTCAAGGAGAACTTAACTTACTTTCAGCAGCTTCTTTCAGAAGGAGTCTTTGATATCTCTTTGTTGGGGGCAAAACCTGAAGACTGCAAGACTTTGAAAATACTTGCATTATCCAATCTGTCAAAGTCAAAATGGGTAGAACACCATAATTTTCTCAAGGTTTGTACTAGTTTATTATGTTAACATTAGAAATCGTGttgataaataaaatgagtatATTGATACTTATAAGCTATTACATCTTTCTATGGATGcagaaatataaaaacaaagctGTAAAATCTAATACTATGGGATCTACTGGTACAGCATCAATTAATGTTTTGAACAACAGGGCATCAACTAATGTTGCAAATATCAAGAGAATGTGTGATAGCAGAAATCAAAACTTTCCAGGTTTGTTGAAAATCTGAcatcaaagacaaaaaaactGATCATATGCTAAGACCTTCCAATTATTCTCTATCTAATGCAACAATAATGATGTGATTGTTGTGTATAGCTTGTACATCTCAGGGATGTTTTGATGACGGAAATGGAGTTGTTAATTTTGATTCTCTCCATAGAGTAGttcattttttcataaattaacagTAATTAGTGGTGATTGAATCACCATGTTAGGTTCTTATTAATATTAACAACTAACAAGAATAATGACATATATTCAtacaaaatactattttttgcttttaatgATTTGTAATTATATTCATACAAGACTAACTAACacttgtataatttgtttgtaggACACATGACACGACACTTAAAatgttgatttttcttttttatgtaaaaaattgtgttattaTTGTCAACTATTTAGAACACACTGTTGGTTATGACTGTGGTTATGATTTAACTGATGAATCATTCTTATCTTAAGTCTTAACACTCATCTTGCAAATTTCAGAATTGAAGACAATAATGAGGAGCCCCAAAAGAATGATCACAAAGGCTAGTTTTGAGTGCAAAGAAGCTGTAGAAGATGGTGCTTGCTATAGTCCAAAACACCTATTTGCTTTGCCTCCTGATGCTAGTTCTCTCTTGCTGGATTCTTTCAACTTTGTTGAGGAGAGTGGTGATCAGGATCTGCTGCTAGAGGTGCCATCTAACACTTCTTTTCCACAGGCAGAGCTCTTGCACCCAACTTTAAGCCTTGGTGCTCAAGCCAGCACTGGTAGCAGCTCAGTCTACTCAAATCTTGTTCACCATTAAGTACACTTTACCAGGTTTATTTGGATGGTTAGTTATGGTGCATATTTTACATCTTAAAACATACGATGGTTTTGCTTTTGGTTACTTACAACCTTCTTTAACTTGGATTGCCAACTATGGAAGTTGGGTGGGTTTTTTCTGTATAGGTTGGTAACAAATTGTAACATACAGCATGAAATGAGGAATGATAATAATCTCCAGAAATTTTGtgtagttttttgttttgtgaataattttgacactttttt encodes:
- the LOC100798504 gene encoding GATA transcription factor 26; translation: MGKQGPCYHCGVTSTPLWRNGPPEKPVLCNACGSRWRTKGTLANYTPLHARAETDDYDDQRVSRIKSISINKKKEVALLKRKQNHDNVMSGGFAPDYNQGYQKVVDEDISNRSSSGSAISNSESCAQFGYGGMDASDLTGPAQSVVWDAMVPSKKRTCVGRSKPSSVEKLTKDLCTILHEQQSYFSASSEEDLLFESDTPMVSVEIGHGSVLIRHPSYIAREEESEASSLSVDNKQCPMSEAYSCSGGILMHNDSSRLKSSSLEVEKIGNSTGQGVLQEQLKSDKSQHERVQILGNHESPLCSIDLNDVVNYEEFLRILTNEEQQQLLKLLPVVDTAKLPDSLKVMFNSSQFKENLTYFQQLLSEGVFDISLLGAKPEDCKTLKILALSNLSKSKWVEHHNFLKKYKNKAVKSNTMGSTGTASINVLNNRASTNVANIKRMCDSRNQNFPELKTIMRSPKRMITKASFECKEAVEDGACYSPKHLFALPPDASSLLLDSFNFVEESGDQDLLLEVPSNTSFPQAELLHPTLSLGAQASTGSSSVYSNLVHH